The window AGAGAGGGGAAAAGAGGAATATCATATCAGAAATAGACTATCTAATGATAACCTGACTTGGCGGACGGTTGCACCCCTTCTTCCATGATCAACAAACCACTGGAAAATTCCTTTGTCATATGCAAGTTTCCATATTACACCATGGCCCCCAGGTTTGCATACTGGACTGAAAGGTTCGCTAACTAACCATTGGCCATCTTCTGCACTCACAGCTGGAACAAGTGGCTGGAAGTACTCAAACAAAACACCGAGAGCATATCTTTATTTGTATGACAGATAAAGTAATTAATATTGATTCTTAATTAAGGAGAAAAGACAAAGTGACCTCATATTCCCATCAAACCtgttcaaaaaattgaaaacttaTTCGACCTCTTCCAAACCACATTAGTCTTTCACATAAAGAAGTAACGAGCTCATGATTGTTCTTCGCTGAACTTGTCATTATTGCAACAGGGGTGATACATTGTTTTCCATAGATTTTGAAGTAAAGAAACTCCCTAGCCTGGTCACAGTGAGAGGTTGATAAATATCATTTTAAATGCAATCAAGTACAATTAATATCAATAGTTAATGATCCCAAATCTTGTGGGGTTGAATTCTCATCACAAGGAAGAATAATTGCGACAGTATTAACAAACAGGGATCTTATACCTGAAGATCTCTTATGAGACCTTCCAATAAGGTCCGTCCACAGTATGGAAGCATGGCGGCAGGAAGACATTCACCTGTATGAGGGTCAACCAAACCAAGTCTATCCCCAGAACCTCCCAAAGGATAAATTTCACCCAGTTCTGGCAAACCCTGTCAACAATGGAATCTTAACCATGATTATTATGTAAACACCTCCACACATCCAGATTggaagataaataaataatgaaagcTCTCTGCGTGCAAgatataaaattttcaattattaaGCTACCTCAATCCCCCATAGAGCAGCTTGAGATGCATATTCAGTATCCCGAGAAAGATCCAGTCCTCTAGGAACATGAATTTCTTGGAACTGGTATTTCCCTCCCTCATTTAGGTGCTGAGACAAGCTCATGGACTGCATTTCCGATGATGAAGAGGATAGGAGCTCCAATACCGTTATCTGATATCTGCGATGGATATGTGAAAGAGTAAATGCAATAAGCCTGAACCCCACTAAACAAGTGAATTAGTCTGAGAGAAGCTGCaacaagattaaatgcaagagaTACACTTTTTCTTTCCAATTTGCAATATGTGTTAATGAGAATTAAGCATTCAAATGCACTGGGTAGGCCGTTATtgtgtaattaaaaaaaaattccaaggaATTCAAACTTATGATGCATGTGTAGAGACCAATTTACCCGACAATTCCTCCAATGCAGTCGTAAAACTGTTCAATTTCTTGCAAGGTCCGCAGAAGCTTCTTCAACGGTGCAGGAAATCTTTCAACACTCCTACATTTTGTTTCTTCAACACCATCATTCTTAACATCCCAATTCTCAATCATATCCGCCAAAACATACAGCGTAGACTTCAAGGAGCCCTTCACCGACTCGAATTCATTCTCTACGGAATCAAACTCAGAACCGAAAATGTGTTCTTGGCCAGCGGCAACTAAACACTTGAGCAGAAACAGCTCAGAGAGGTCAAGCCCATTGAAAGAAGCCAAAACCCTAGTGCCAAAGAAATCCTTCACCCTGGAATCAGAGTCAATCACCCCGagcttctctctcaagttctTAGCACGCGAAAGCCTGGACCGAAGGTCTTGAAGACGTGCAATTTCCTTCTGGAAATCGAAGTCTTCTGGAACAGAGGCCGATTCAACTGGAGCTGTAGAAACGCGCCTCGCAGAATAATAcgaaggataagaagaagagcttgaagaaaagaaggagaaagaggtaAGGTCTCTTCTGAGACAGATTGTAGTGGGATGAGCATTGCCGGAGCTTAGAGAGATAGACTGAGAAGCAGCAGAAGACGATAAGGGATGGAAGTAGagatggtggtggaggtgatggtgCAGGATAGGAGTGTTGCACGCCATGCGCTGGCTAGCGTAGAATggctggagagagagagagagagagagagagagagaaagagaagaggatgaagaaaGCTAACAGAAGAGAGCTCAAACTGAAGTCAATAGAAGAGAGAtatagagaagagagggagacaattcgtaatatttttttattttttttttttttttgctatttttatgaatatttaaacaaattaattaatGGGCATAATAAGAGATGCTGGAAGCCTTGAGGGTATATCCGTATATGCGGTGTGGAATTGCTGATTGCGGAAATAGGGGAGaagttttttttaagggaaCAAATGTGGCAAAGAAGGAGGGAAACCTCATCTTTTCTGCTCTAATCTACGAATTCCGATTGgttggttctctctctttcttctctggcTAAAATCTGTTGATGCAGTTGTTACGGTTTGTCTTGTCCACACCTGCTTTACGTTAGATCAGTTGAAAGGAACGTTGAGCTAAGATTACACGATTGGAATTTTAGTATTTGGGACGGCTGAGATCTCCCAGACCCATAGGACCCATATCCGTACATAAGTGGGTCCCACGCTACAAGTAAATTTAATGCTATCCATTATTCCACGAGGAGAAAATTTTCTCACCAACCAATACTTACCGAATCgaaatcctctacttccacctgtCCCTATTTCCgtgtgcgccctacacacaatgAGGTGCGCAAAGACTACCTTATCCCtgctcgggtaggggtaaggcggtctttgcgtgccccgttgtgtgtagggcgcacacGAAAGTAGGGGCAGGTGGAATTAGAGGATCCGTACTCTTACTTATCTACCCTTCCCTTCTCCCAtgctatttataggaaaaaagaattctgtctgggaaaaaaaactcctatgagtctatctttccttctcatattaaaagacatctctgccccttgttttgatgaggagagagatagacacatgggatgaCTGGCGTAGGCCACTGCCGGACAGAAAGCTGCTTCCCTTAATCTTAAAATATCATTGTTGTTTACTTCCATTTTATTAACAAAAGTGGgacccatcatcatcatcttcttctttctccataGAACATTTTCTTTGCATATCGCAATGAATCATGTTGTCGCCGTTGCACCCCCTCACCTTGCCCTGCAAAATGAAGAACGACATTAGGGGTGATTTTACAATCTCAGTCCAATCCGTCCCTGATTGAGCCAagttggccctgatttttgccAAGGGATGGGTTGGCCACTTGGCCctaatttacccttatttttgctAGGGCCTGGTTGGCCCTGACTTGCCCTGCATTTTTGGCATTTACATTGTCCTATGCATTTgtctttttttgataaaccaatagataattaaataCTACACAAAAATCGcaaaaatgtaaacaataaactGTAATGCTTAACCTAACATAGGATCGGGCCGGGCTAGGCTTAGCCAgaggtctcaaccctggcccagcccaaccctgacccaaggcctgaaaatttcaCCCCTAACttgccctcagggttgaaaaatctagCCCATACCCTGTTCGGGGTCACGGCAGGCTCgggccgacaaggccaaacttacaccttGTCGATGTAtgaaaaaagtaataaaaagtAGAAACATTCATGTGGGTATCCATTACTTAGCAATGTTTGGTGTTATTGGAATTATGTGTCCATTAATTCTGGATTTTAATTAGTGGAATTAATTTGATCATTTATATGCGTGACATATTATTAATAGGCTATGGTTGTCATTAAGTTTGTACCTAAAACATTTTTTACTAGGGATAAGACACCTTATTCAAATAGTACTCATGTCATGTGCTTCTAGAAACGCTGATTCCAGGGGCATAGATGAGAGTATGCATACAGTATGTGTATTGAATTGGATCATGTGAGAATCTTGCATGTgttactattttttatatttttttttggtaatagcaTGTGTTACTATTAGTTGTTGAGGAACGAGATTTTTCTTATGTAGAATTTGGTTAGCCCTTTGATGTGAGAAGTCATTGTCGTTGCGTTAACACATCACGGTTTTTGGTGcatcaatggttgatgtccctCAGACTACATATGGTGTACTAGATTTGTGGTGTCGTATCTTGAACGAAAGTGACGCTCAACACGGAATCCACTGCTTTAATTTAGGAATattaaggagagagagtgttaatATATGATTAGACAAAAACCTAAATCAATGTTGTGTTTTGTAAAATGtttacaaaaatattttgtattaatattattatttaaaaaatgtatTCAAAACCTGATAACAATCGTAGAATCTTAATGCAAACATGTACAGTGAATTTGGGGTTGACAGTAATTTTATATATGCCCTATAGCTCACTATATGATATTGTTAAGCAGAGATTCTAATTTTAATTAATGAGATTAATTGTGAATATCTACTTTTATGGGGAGAAAGCTGTTTAATTTATCTAGAAAGTTATTATCATACAATATCTATAATTGGATTAAAGATGTGGCAATATAAATTATATTAGGCAATTAAATCTTttatgtagctgagattttcctgatttacTAGACTAACCTCTTTTCTCTTACTTACATCTTTTACTTTCCATTTTGCTTATCcaatttcttttaagtttctcttactttccttcTTTGAGAACCTCTGTTTTTCCCACTTTCCATTGTTTTttaaaggatccatgtagccgatcccatttagttgggataaggctgggtTGTTGTTGGgtaatttacgaaacaccccttgaaaatggaaCGATACTCAagtcaccccctcttatttgaaaatactcatccgtccccctctacagtaacggtgttattTTAAGTCAAACAAAAAAGTGAAACTGTCTAAGAGATTGACACTGGGCAAGATTGGGTTTATGGAATCCCAACTGCACACAAAACTTGGCAACCCAAATCttgtgatttattatttaagaGAAAGGGAGGCGTGCACGCTATGCCCTTCCCTCTCTTTAGTAGCATGCTTGAATAGGAAACTGTTTAAGAGATTGACACTAGGCAATATTGGGGTTATGGAATCCCAACTACACACAAAACTTGGCAACCCAAATCTTGTGATTTATTATttagaaaaagggagagagggaggcaTGTACGCTATGCCCTAACCGTCCTTCCCCCCTCCATCGTTATCTCTTTTTCCCTTCTGTGGTTTGAGAATTGGGTTTGAGAAACCCCAAAGTGGGAGAAAAATGTGTGCATCTTTGGAGTTTCCAATCCATTTAAAGTGTTGCAATGATCAATTACATACGTTGCTCGGGTGTGGAAGAGCTATTATCAGGAGGAGAAGCTTCATTTGCTGAGTTCTAAGGTAGCATGTTTTCCTTTCCGTTGATTTACAACGCGAGAGATATCTGATTCGATTATTTCGATGCACAATTATTTTTCGTCaaataattggtatcagagcctcgtTCTTTCATCCAAAATCACTTGTTGAGCACATAGTGATTTGATTATTCAATATTTTTCGGTTAAACATTATTTAGATTAAAGTTtaatttttagtgttttttattttaattggcTTCAAGACAAGCCTATCAGATGTATAGTAGGAAAGAACTTAAGACCAAGATTAAGGGAatagataagaaaataaaacagatAAAAGAAAGTATTTATATTATAACAAGGACGGTCATTAAAAATGGAATTGTTGTGCGTATTTGGTATCTCTTAGAAAAAGCCggatgaaaaggaaaaagacaaagaaggtatatttatcttttattagtcGAACCATCTAActcatggttggtggactctggATTTACCACCTACATTTTGCCATGTATTGCAAGTGTTCAAGCCGATGAGAAGATTGGACATGAATGAAGTACATCTCATAATAGGCACTGGAGATGAAACCATGGTGATGGTTGTAATAAGGACTTTTATATTAGAGTTTCATTCATCAGTATTAGTTTTAAAATACTGTTATTATGTCCCTTCATTTAAGATAAACATTATTTCATTTTCGAAACTTGTTTCTGatggttatgtcttttattaTACTTCAAGACTATTTATTGTTTTTGAACCGAATCTAATCTCGTGGTCATAAAAGAAGTGTCTAATGACCAAGAACCGCCTATTCCCGTAGACAACCTAGTAGATTCACCCACAATAGAGTATAGACTGGACCTTCTAGAATTGCGACGTAGTAGGAGGAATGTTAGATCTTAGATCCCTCATTCGGTTTATCCTCCTCACTCAGGTGAAAGACAAAATGAAAGAGTTTCATATGCTCTCTAACGATTTGATCTGAAATTCTGAATGCTTACACTGATGCTCTAAAGGATGCAAAACTTGTAAAATGATTGGAAGCAATCCGCtttgcaatagacttgatgcaTCCTACCACCtcttgttcttctcggggaatATAATGATCAGCACTGAAGATAGGGAGTGGGGAAGAGGTGGGGTGGGCCGGAGCTGGGCTAGGTGAAGGGGACTACAGGAGGTGAGGAGGGGGGTCAGAGGTAATTTTGGTTTTGCATGTCTCTACAGAACCGTTGGATTCGAATCTCATACGAATTGTGGCCACGTCTCTGTTTCTTCTACTCGGCACAAAACACTTCGGTGATCACATATTTTATATCTAATTCTCAGTGAAATTCTGTCGTTGGCTTCTGTTGGTGGCGAAGGACCGCCATTGCTGTCTTCTGTCCTTTGTAGAAAAGGACTGACCAACAGAAAATTGTCAACAAATTCGACTCTTCGGGATAGGCACTTCGCTGCTCGACCGAACCATTACAGGGTCAGTCTTTTTCTGGGCAGTTTTCATTCATGGGTTCTTCCTTCCTTAGTGCTTTCGTCATTCTCCATGTGAGTTCTAGAACTGAAATCCAGTTCAATTTCTGGCGGAGGTAGAAGAGGAAAGCCGAAACTGAtggctgttgctgttgctgatgGTTTAGCTTCTCTAATCCACttggcctttcctttttctccttcttgtcATTCACTTCGGCGGAATAATATTTGTTCGTTTCCTTCTTTTAGTTCTAGAGGTTGGGCTTCGGTGCACTTTTGCTCTAGGTTTTCTACCAGGATATGCAAAGAGAAAGGTCTGAGCTTTCTTGGTCATCTGGGGAGGCATGGAACTGGGGAATTCAGGGTGTTTGGGTCAGTTGAAATTGGCCAGTTCTTGACGAGTGACGACGAAGATGAAATGAGTGAGGGATTTTTTGAGGCGATTGAGGAATTGGAACGGATGGTTAGAGAGCCAGCCGATGTTCTTGAGGAGATGAATCACCGGCTTTCCCCCCGGGAGTTGCAGTTGGTCCTCGTGTACTTCTCTCAAGAGGGGAGGGATTCGTGGTGTGCACTGGAGGTGTTTGAGTGGCTTCAAAAGGAAAACCGTGTCGACAAGGAGACCATGGAGCTCATGGTCTCGCTCATGTGTGGTTGGGTCAAGA is drawn from Telopea speciosissima isolate NSW1024214 ecotype Mountain lineage chromosome 1, Tspe_v1, whole genome shotgun sequence and contains these coding sequences:
- the LOC122639775 gene encoding UTP--glucose-1-phosphate uridylyltransferase 3, chloroplastic — protein: MACNTPILHHHLHHHLYFHPLSSSAASQSISLSSGNAHPTTICLRRDLTSFSFFSSSSSSYPSYYSARRVSTAPVESASVPEDFDFQKEIARLQDLRSRLSRAKNLREKLGVIDSDSRVKDFFGTRVLASFNGLDLSELFLLKCLVAAGQEHIFGSEFDSVENEFESVKGSLKSTLYVLADMIENWDVKNDGVEETKCRSVERFPAPLKKLLRTLQEIEQFYDCIGGIVGYQITVLELLSSSSSEMQSMSLSQHLNEGGKYQFQEIHVPRGLDLSRDTEYASQAALWGIEGLPELGEIYPLGGSGDRLGLVDPHTGECLPAAMLPYCGRTLLEGLIRDLQAREFLYFKIYGKQCITPVAIMTSSAKNNHELVTSLCERLMWFGRGRISFQFFEQPLVPAVSAEDGQWLVSEPFSPVCKPGGHGVIWKLAYDKGIFQWFVDHGRRGATVRQVSNVVAATDLTLLSLAGIGLHNKKKLGFASCSRRLGATEGINVLIEKKNLDGKWAYGLSCIEYTEFDKYGITDGPISPDSLQEEFPANTNILYVDLPSAEKVGSSKNTTCLPGMVLNLKKSIIYVDHLGIEHSVSGGRLECTMQNIADNFLNTFSSRCYAGVEDSLDTFIVYNERKRVTSSAKKKRRHSDKSLHQTPDGSLLDIIRNASDLLSGCNIKVPKIEGNDKYFDSGPPFLILLHPALGPLWEVTRQKFYGGSISMGSELQIEVTEFLWRDVQLDGSLIIVAENIMGATKIDENGEPILQYGHRCGRCKLQNVKVSNRGIDWNYSKNIYWKHEVRRLEALKVILHGNAEFEATDVVLQGNHVFEVPNGYKLQITAGNPGFSVKLDPIEKNMMDSGSWFWKYKLNGTHIQLEMVDL